The genomic stretch GGGGTGACCCAGCTCGACTCGTCGGTCGGCGGGCTCGGCGGCTGCCCCTTCGCGCCCGGCGCCAGCGGCAACATCGCGACCGAGGAGCTGGTCTACATGCTCGAGGAGTCCGGGGTGCGGACGGGCCTGGATCTCGACGCCGTCCTCGCCGCGGCACGGGTCACCGAGCGCGCCGTGGGTCACGACCTGCCGAGCTCGCTGTACCGGGCGGGCGGCCGGTCGGTGCCACGGGCCGAGGCCCGGTGATGGACACCCCGCGCATCGTCGATCCGCAGGTGATGCGCGAGGTGATGGGCCACTTCGCATCGGGCGTCACCGTCGTGACGGCTGTGACCGACGCCGGGCCGATCGGGTTCACCTGCCAGTCGTTCAGCTCGCTGTCGCTGGATCCCCCACTGGTGGCCTTCGCGCCGGCGCGCACATCGAGGACGTGGCCGCTGCTGCGGGGGATCGGGCGGTTCTGCGTCAACGTCCTCGCCGAGGGCCAGGACGACGTCTCGCAGAACTTCGCCCGGTCCGGGGAGGACAAGTTCGCGGGCATCCCGTGGCGGCCCAGCCCGCACGGT from Blastococcus sp. PRF04-17 encodes the following:
- a CDS encoding flavin reductase family protein; its protein translation is MDTPRIVDPQVMREVMGHFASGVTVVTAVTDAGPIGFTCQSFSSLSLDPPLVAFAPARTSRTWPLLRGIGRFCVNVLAEGQDDVSQNFARSGEDKFAGIPWRPSPHGAPVLEDVVAWIDGELWAEYDGGDHTIVVARVLDLGAHADRRPLLYHRGSYGLLHRSEA